A single window of Treponema denticola ATCC 35405 DNA harbors:
- the aroA gene encoding 3-phosphoshikimate 1-carboxyvinyltransferase: MILKIKKSKPVSPMPIEVPPSKSHSMRALVLATFAEGPSQIKNLLMSGDTKTAVSVFESLGVKFKIEQKNISSADIIVFPPKEGLKKRIEKQKQIKIDAGNSGTLFYFLGSILSLMSSDFILTGDSSILKRPAKPLIEIYEELGLKYEFLDGFEKAPIRVLPGSSSIKNLKGKTLCLEGDFSQVVSGLLLGAGLLDFPLQINLKRAGELPYLKMTLHWLKTCGIKFDVSDDFKTFKIIESQKILGFSAGIPADWSSAAFPIALALITASTISIKNIDINDVQGDARIVKVLKEMNADIRFEEKSQTLKIFPSSLKGGTFDCSDIPDAVPALSAIACFAKGETILKNIEICRYKECDRLSVISSELKKLGADITEGRDVLHIIGNAGKNLSPASVDSHKDHRIAMMLTIIGFGIDDKDGTVFTLKNAECFDISYPSFLEDLKRMGFNISQ, from the coding sequence ATGATTTTAAAGATTAAAAAATCAAAACCCGTATCTCCCATGCCCATTGAAGTACCTCCTTCAAAGAGTCATTCAATGAGGGCTCTTGTTTTGGCTACATTTGCTGAAGGTCCTTCCCAAATAAAAAATCTTCTGATGAGCGGAGACACTAAAACGGCTGTATCGGTATTTGAATCCTTAGGCGTAAAATTTAAAATAGAACAAAAAAACATATCCTCTGCCGATATAATTGTTTTTCCGCCGAAAGAAGGCTTAAAAAAAAGAATCGAAAAACAAAAGCAGATAAAAATAGATGCGGGAAATTCCGGCACTCTTTTTTACTTTTTAGGTTCCATTCTTTCTTTAATGTCTTCCGATTTTATTTTAACCGGAGATTCATCTATTTTAAAGCGTCCCGCGAAGCCTTTAATCGAAATTTATGAGGAGCTCGGTTTAAAATACGAATTTCTTGACGGTTTTGAAAAGGCTCCCATACGGGTTTTACCCGGCTCATCTTCAATTAAAAACCTTAAAGGAAAAACGCTCTGTCTTGAGGGGGATTTTTCACAGGTTGTAAGCGGCCTCCTGCTTGGAGCCGGCTTACTCGATTTTCCTTTACAAATAAATTTAAAAAGAGCAGGGGAGCTTCCCTACTTAAAAATGACCCTTCATTGGCTTAAAACTTGCGGTATTAAATTTGATGTTTCGGACGATTTTAAAACTTTTAAAATTATAGAAAGTCAAAAAATTTTAGGTTTTTCGGCAGGCATTCCGGCCGACTGGTCTAGTGCTGCCTTTCCCATTGCCTTAGCCCTGATTACGGCTTCAACTATCAGCATAAAGAATATAGATATAAATGATGTTCAAGGAGATGCGAGGATAGTAAAGGTCTTAAAAGAGATGAATGCGGATATCCGCTTTGAGGAGAAATCGCAAACCCTTAAAATTTTTCCTTCAAGTTTAAAGGGCGGAACCTTTGACTGTTCCGATATTCCCGATGCAGTTCCGGCTCTTTCGGCGATAGCCTGTTTTGCAAAAGGCGAAACCATTTTAAAAAATATAGAAATCTGCCGTTATAAAGAGTGTGACAGACTTTCCGTAATTTCCTCAGAATTAAAAAAACTTGGAGCCGATATTACGGAGGGAAGGGATGTTTTACATATAATAGGAAACGCAGGTAAAAACCTAAGCCCCGCCTCGGTTGATTCTCATAAAGATCACCGCATAGCTATGATGCTTACCATTATAGGCTTTGGTATTGATGATAAAGATGGGACTGTATTTACCCTAAAAAACGCAGAGTGTTTTGATATAAGTTATCCATCCTTTTTGGAAGATCTAAAAAGGATGGGATTTAACATTAGTCAATAA